One window of Candidatus Regiella endosymbiont of Tuberolachnus salignus genomic DNA carries:
- the trmA gene encoding tRNA (uridine(54)-C5)-methyltransferase TrmA, with amino-acid sequence MIPDYFTFKKCSTHDYHQQLAKKVDCLKDILSQFEVPEVETFSSPIEHYRMRAEFRVWHDGDDLYHIMFVPETKQRIRVEYFPIASQLINRLMKILISIIKNQPILRHKLFQIDYLSTYSNKIIASLLYHRKLDEEWQQQAIRLRDQLRLQGFDLQLIGRAAKTKVILDQDHVDEVLSIAGRDIIYRQIENSFTQPNAAVNIHMLEWAIDVSKNFQGDLLELYCGNGNFSLALARNFRRVLATEIAKPSVAAAQFNIAVNGIDNVTIIRMSAEELVQALAGQRQFNRLRDIELRSYHCETILVDPPRCGLDDTTVKMASTYSRIIYISCNPISLCSNLEQLQHTHKISRLALFDQFPYTQHIECGVLLEKLEPLN; translated from the coding sequence ATGATCCCCGACTATTTTACCTTTAAAAAATGTTCCACTCACGACTACCATCAGCAATTGGCAAAAAAAGTCGATTGCTTGAAAGATATCCTGTCTCAATTCGAGGTGCCCGAAGTAGAGACATTTTCTTCTCCGATAGAACATTACCGTATGAGAGCTGAATTTCGTGTTTGGCATGATGGGGATGATCTCTATCACATTATGTTTGTTCCTGAAACGAAGCAACGCATTCGGGTAGAATATTTTCCAATCGCCAGTCAATTGATCAACCGTTTGATGAAAATATTGATTAGCATCATTAAAAATCAACCTATTTTACGACATAAATTGTTCCAGATTGATTACTTATCAACGTATAGCAATAAAATTATTGCTTCTCTGCTATATCACCGCAAGCTGGATGAAGAATGGCAGCAACAGGCCATCAGGTTACGAGATCAGTTACGGTTGCAAGGTTTTGATCTGCAGCTGATTGGGCGTGCTGCTAAAACTAAAGTTATTCTTGATCAGGATCATGTGGATGAAGTGCTATCTATTGCAGGTCGTGACATCATTTATCGACAAATAGAAAATAGCTTTACTCAACCGAATGCTGCAGTAAATATTCATATGTTGGAATGGGCGATTGACGTCAGCAAAAATTTTCAAGGGGATTTACTCGAGCTCTATTGTGGTAATGGTAATTTTTCATTAGCACTCGCGAGGAATTTTCGACGGGTATTAGCCACTGAAATTGCAAAGCCCTCAGTTGCCGCTGCTCAATTTAATATTGCTGTTAACGGTATTGATAATGTCACTATTATCAGGATGTCGGCAGAAGAACTTGTTCAAGCGTTGGCAGGGCAGCGTCAATTCAATCGTTTACGAGATATTGAGCTAAGAAGTTATCATTGTGAAACTATTCTTGTCGATCCCCCTCGCTGCGGATTAGATGATACTACGGTCAAAATGGCGAGTACTTATTCGCGTATCATTTATATTTCTTGTAATCCTATTAGTTTATGTAGCAACCTTGAGCAATTACAACATACTCATAAAATCAGTCGTCTCGCCTTATTTGATCAGTTTCCTTATACCCAACATATAGAATGTGGTGTATTACTGGAAAAGCTAGAGCCCCTTAATTAA
- the rlmM gene encoding 23S rRNA (cytidine(2498)-2'-O)-methyltransferase RlmM has protein sequence MNKIALYCRAGFEKECAAEISAKAAEYDVFGFARVKEKSGYVLFECYQPDDADRLIRELPFCELIFARQMMVVGELLRHLPSHDRISSIVGMLIGVIENGGELRVEVADTNKSKELLKFCRKLTVPLRKCLREHKILLTNYAPSQPVIHVFFIAPGCCYVGYSYSNNNSPFYMGIPRLKLPADAPSRSTLKLEEAFHVFIPIDEWEDRLASGMHAVDLGACPGGWTYQLVQRSMRVQAIDNGMIDQRLIDGGQVAHVRADGFKYEPTSNKIYWLVCDMVEKPAKVTQLISKWLIKGWCREAIFNLKLPMKKRYEEVCKNLARLEGQLGIQGTNATIRAKQLYHDREEVTIHVRRIWPEIPGRRNERD, from the coding sequence ATGAATAAAATTGCTCTATATTGCCGCGCAGGTTTTGAAAAAGAATGTGCGGCAGAAATAAGCGCTAAAGCGGCTGAGTACGATGTATTTGGTTTTGCGCGAGTAAAAGAAAAAAGTGGTTATGTATTATTTGAATGTTACCAGCCTGATGATGCAGATCGCTTGATTAGGGAGTTACCTTTTTGCGAGCTTATTTTTGCTCGCCAGATGATGGTTGTTGGAGAATTACTACGTCATTTACCGTCACATGATCGAATATCATCGATTGTTGGTATGCTAATCGGTGTCATCGAAAATGGCGGCGAATTAAGGGTAGAGGTCGCTGATACGAATAAGAGCAAAGAGTTGCTGAAATTTTGTCGTAAACTGACCGTACCATTGCGTAAATGTTTGCGTGAACACAAAATATTGTTGACGAACTATGCGCCTTCTCAACCAGTCATCCATGTGTTTTTTATTGCTCCAGGTTGTTGTTATGTCGGTTACTCTTACAGCAATAATAATTCACCTTTTTATATGGGGATCCCTCGCCTCAAATTGCCTGCTGATGCTCCTAGCCGCTCAACATTAAAATTGGAAGAGGCTTTTCATGTTTTTATCCCCATTGATGAGTGGGAAGACCGCCTGGCTAGCGGTATGCATGCGGTTGATCTCGGCGCTTGTCCTGGCGGCTGGACTTATCAGTTAGTACAGCGGAGTATGAGGGTACAAGCTATTGACAATGGCATGATAGATCAGCGGTTAATCGATGGAGGCCAGGTGGCTCATGTTCGTGCTGATGGTTTTAAATATGAACCGACCAGTAACAAAATTTATTGGTTGGTCTGTGATATGGTGGAAAAACCGGCGAAAGTGACGCAATTGATTAGCAAATGGCTAATCAAAGGGTGGTGCCGTGAAGCGATTTTCAATCTTAAATTACCAATGAAAAAACGTTACGAAGAAGTGTGCAAAAATTTAGCGCGGTTAGAAGGGCAGCTCGGCATACAGGGAACTAATGCTACGATTCGAGCGAAGCAACTTTATCATGATCGTGAGGAGGTTACGATCCACGTTCGTCGTATTTGGCCTGAAATACCGGGGCGTCGTAACGAAAGAGACTAA
- the zapB gene encoding cell division protein ZapB → MSFEVFEKLEAKVQQAIDTITLLQMEIDELKEKNQGLFQKGQEDTNTIEILQRENEQLKQEQSVWKEHLEKILGKMDEV, encoded by the coding sequence ATGTCATTTGAAGTATTTGAAAAATTGGAAGCAAAAGTTCAACAAGCTATTGATACCATCACCTTATTACAAATGGAAATTGACGAGTTAAAAGAAAAAAATCAGGGACTATTTCAAAAAGGGCAAGAAGATACCAATACTATTGAAATATTGCAGCGTGAAAATGAGCAATTAAAACAAGAACAAAGTGTCTGGAAAGAACATTTAGAAAAAATATTAGGTAAAATGGACGAGGTCTAA
- the bioF gene encoding 8-amino-7-oxononanoate synthase, with protein sequence MNWQQRIKQRLQQRQSANIYRTRQPNQAVGCCRLLINNKKYINFSSNDYLGLSQNKSIIAAWQQGAERYGVGSGASGHVTGYTLPHQQLEEQLADWLGYPRALLFISGYVANQTLLTTLIMAKDRILADRFSHASLLEAAMHSPAQLRRFHHNQPDSLQKLLDKPCSGQTLVITEGLFSMEGDSAPLSQLQQKVTAAAGWLLVDDAHGIGVRGEQGRGSCWQQGIQPELLVITFGKAFGLSGAAVLCQKEVAEYLLQFSGHLIYSTAMPPAQACALQAALIRIQQGDDLRDQLQQRIKQFRSGAANLHLPLLPSDSAIQPLLVGDNKQTLLLANQLRSQGLWITAIRPPTVPPGTARLRITLTAAHRATDIDRLLEVLDAINHAKC encoded by the coding sequence ATGAATTGGCAACAGAGAATAAAACAACGCTTACAACAACGACAGAGCGCTAATATTTATCGTACTCGTCAGCCAAATCAAGCTGTTGGCTGTTGTCGATTGCTGATTAATAATAAAAAGTATATTAATTTTTCTAGTAATGATTACTTGGGGCTAAGTCAAAATAAATCGATAATAGCCGCCTGGCAGCAGGGCGCTGAACGCTATGGGGTTGGCAGTGGCGCTTCCGGCCATGTGACTGGTTATACGCTGCCTCATCAACAACTCGAAGAACAATTAGCGGATTGGTTAGGTTATCCACGGGCTTTACTTTTTATCTCTGGCTATGTTGCTAATCAAACGTTATTAACGACTCTCATTATGGCTAAAGATCGAATATTAGCTGATCGTTTCAGCCATGCTTCGTTACTAGAAGCGGCGATGCATTCACCGGCACAGTTACGCCGCTTTCATCATAATCAACCCGATTCTTTACAAAAATTATTGGACAAACCTTGTAGCGGTCAAACATTGGTGATCACAGAAGGGCTGTTTAGCATGGAAGGAGATAGTGCGCCGCTCAGTCAGCTACAACAAAAAGTCACCGCGGCCGCCGGATGGTTATTAGTCGATGATGCGCACGGTATCGGTGTCCGTGGAGAGCAGGGGCGGGGCAGTTGTTGGCAGCAAGGGATCCAACCTGAGCTACTAGTGATTACCTTTGGCAAAGCCTTTGGTTTGAGTGGAGCCGCGGTATTATGCCAAAAAGAGGTTGCCGAATATTTGCTGCAATTTTCAGGTCACCTCATTTACAGCACTGCCATGCCTCCCGCTCAGGCTTGTGCGCTGCAGGCTGCATTGATACGTATCCAACAAGGTGATGATTTACGTGATCAACTACAGCAACGCATTAAGCAATTTCGCTCTGGGGCGGCTAATTTACATCTACCGTTACTGCCATCTGATAGTGCTATTCAGCCACTGTTGGTTGGAGATAATAAGCAAACATTATTATTGGCTAATCAATTACGTTCTCAGGGTCTATGGATCACGGCGATCCGTCCACCGACGGTGCCTCCTGGAACCGCGCGGCTACGCATTACACTGACAGCCGCGCATCGTGCTACAGATATTGATCGGTTGTTGGAGGTTTTAGATGCCATTAATCACGCAAAATGTTGA
- the bioC gene encoding malonyl-ACP O-methyltransferase BioC, which yields MPLITQNVDKSAIAAAFSRAATRYDAAAQLQRKSGEDLLDIAGRLMNNDTNNDYGRSVLDAGCGTGYFSRYWRNLGKEVIALDLSEAMLHQAKKQQSADTYLLGDIEHIPLFNKKIDICFSNLVMQWCHSLATALAELYRVTQPGGIIIFSTLAEGSLDELGRAWKHVDGHRHINDFPSVAQIQAVCANYHHHLSCRLHQFFFSDVFMLMRSLQGIGATHLHHGRKKGLTGRQKLNTLQAAYPVNRRGYPLSYQLVYGVIYRDYTHSPSSCR from the coding sequence ATGCCATTAATCACGCAAAATGTTGATAAAAGCGCGATCGCTGCAGCATTCAGCCGCGCGGCGACGCGCTATGATGCAGCCGCACAATTACAACGGAAAAGTGGTGAAGATTTATTGGATATTGCAGGTCGCTTGATGAATAACGATACAAATAATGATTATGGTCGATCAGTACTAGATGCCGGTTGCGGTACCGGCTATTTTAGTCGCTATTGGCGTAATTTAGGTAAAGAGGTGATCGCCTTGGATCTATCTGAAGCTATGTTACATCAAGCAAAAAAACAGCAGTCAGCTGACACTTATCTGCTTGGAGACATTGAGCATATTCCGTTATTCAACAAAAAAATAGATATTTGTTTTAGTAATTTGGTGATGCAATGGTGCCATAGTTTAGCGACGGCACTAGCAGAGTTATATCGGGTGACACAGCCTGGCGGTATCATTATTTTTTCCACGCTGGCTGAAGGATCTTTGGATGAACTCGGACGCGCTTGGAAACATGTCGATGGCCATCGGCATATTAATGATTTCCCTTCTGTGGCACAAATCCAAGCGGTCTGTGCAAATTACCATCATCATTTAAGCTGCCGTTTACATCAATTTTTTTTCTCTGATGTGTTTATGCTCATGCGTTCCTTGCAAGGCATTGGTGCCACACATTTGCATCATGGACGAAAAAAAGGGCTGACCGGTCGTCAAAAACTGAACACCCTACAGGCGGCTTACCCTGTCAACAGGCGAGGTTATCCACTCAGTTATCAACTTGTTTACGGAGTGATTTATCGTGACTATACCCACAGTCCTTCAAGTTGCCGCTAG
- the bioD gene encoding dethiobiotin synthase, translated as MNFELRQGGKEVRPMSVDILRDSASARSQRRRNLKGEGYKRWFITGTDTNVGKTIVSCALLQAAKLAGYQSVGYKPVASGSLMTSVGIRNPDGLALQANSCNKALDYQQINPFAFIEATSPHIASAATNQKITLSALSQGLQQLEKKANWLVIEGAGGWFTPLSDNTTFADWVEQEKLPVILVVGIKLGCINHALLTAMAIKHARLPLAGWVANNILPVESQWHKEYMATLQRLLLPSPLLGSIPYLEQVEQQELGSYMNIALL; from the coding sequence ATGAATTTCGAGTTACGGCAAGGTGGCAAGGAGGTGAGACCGATGAGCGTAGACATACTACGTGATTCGGCGAGCGCCCGCAGCCAACGCCGCCGTAACTTGAAAGGCGAAGGGTATAAGCGTTGGTTTATCACCGGCACAGATACCAATGTCGGTAAAACAATCGTCAGTTGTGCGTTATTACAGGCGGCTAAGTTAGCGGGATATCAAAGCGTTGGGTATAAGCCAGTAGCATCGGGTAGCCTGATGACCTCTGTCGGTATACGTAACCCTGACGGACTTGCGTTGCAAGCTAATAGCTGTAATAAGGCGTTAGATTATCAACAAATCAATCCATTTGCCTTTATCGAAGCCACATCACCTCATATTGCTAGCGCCGCCACGAACCAAAAGATCACATTATCCGCATTATCACAGGGATTACAGCAATTAGAAAAAAAAGCAAATTGGTTGGTGATCGAAGGCGCGGGAGGGTGGTTTACCCCTTTATCGGACAATACCACTTTTGCTGATTGGGTGGAGCAAGAAAAATTGCCAGTAATATTAGTGGTAGGTATTAAACTGGGTTGCATTAATCATGCGTTACTCACGGCCATGGCCATTAAGCATGCGAGGCTACCTTTAGCAGGGTGGGTAGCGAATAATATACTGCCGGTTGAAAGCCAATGGCACAAAGAATATATGGCAACTTTGCAGCGCCTGCTGTTACCTTCACCCTTACTTGGCAGCATTCCTTATCTTGAACAGGTTGAGCAGCAGGAATTAGGCAGTTATATGAATATTGCGCTTCTCTAA
- a CDS encoding DUF1640 domain-containing protein, with protein sequence MSSLVFDTHNFVKKLTKAGMPEAQAEVLASEQANLIENRLATKQDIALLKQDIASLEKNIEMKIDMKIESAKSDLIKWVAGLLIAQAALVAALLKLFAGT encoded by the coding sequence ATGTCCAGTTTGGTGTTTGACACGCACAATTTTGTTAAAAAACTGACCAAGGCAGGGATGCCAGAAGCGCAAGCAGAGGTACTGGCATCAGAACAGGCTAATTTGATAGAGAATCGGCTGGCGACAAAACAAGATATCGCCTTGCTAAAACAAGATATTGCCTCGCTAGAAAAAAATATAGAAATGAAGATAGACATGAAAATAGAAAGTGCTAAATCAGATTTAATCAAATGGGTAGCTGGGTTATTGATTGCGCAAGCGGCGCTGGTAGCAGCCTTGCTTAAATTATTCGCTGGAACTTGA
- the recQ gene encoding ATP-dependent DNA helicase RecQ — MPTEVSINQEQFTTEILRDVFGYQQFRPGQKEIIAAILSGQDCLVIMPTGGGKSLCYQIPALVMKGLTLVVSPLISLMKDQVDQLLAYGVTAACLNSSQTWQQQSEVIAKCRSGKIKLLYIAPERLVAENFLQQLSFFSPALLAVDEAHCISQWGHDFRPEYRALNQLKLRFPHLPVIALTATADEVTRADIIRLLNLHHPLIQINSFDRPNIRYTLIEKFKPLEQLCRLVGKQGAKSGIIYCNSRAKVESTVARLQNRGLSVAAYHAGLDSLVRAQVQEAFQRDDLQIVVATVAFGMGINKPNIRFVIHFDIPRTIESYYQETGRAGRDGLPAKAMLLYDPSDMVWLRHCLEEKPVSEQQNIERHKLNAMGAFAEAQTCRRLILLNYFGEYRSQSCGNCDICLDPPERYDGLIDAQKVLSCVYRVGQRFGVGYIVAMLRGSSHQRIHALGHDKLSVYGIGREKTAEHWTSILRQLIHLGKLRQNIEMFSALQLTEAARPILRAEVSLSLAVPRIFDFKTRKNSKDQPYSSGAQGHKNATHKKYAHKKSDHELFTKLRKLRKSMADEANVPPYVVFNDATLLAMSEQIPITVDELFNINGVGKIKLERFGTSFLKVIREHVDGL; from the coding sequence GTGCCTACCGAAGTATCGATAAATCAAGAACAATTCACCACAGAGATATTGCGCGATGTCTTCGGATATCAGCAATTTAGACCTGGACAAAAAGAAATTATTGCTGCCATTTTATCAGGGCAAGATTGTTTAGTGATCATGCCAACCGGTGGCGGTAAATCTTTGTGTTATCAGATCCCCGCGTTAGTGATGAAAGGATTGACGCTAGTGGTTTCTCCACTGATTTCATTGATGAAAGACCAGGTTGATCAATTACTGGCCTATGGTGTCACGGCGGCTTGTTTAAACTCGTCTCAAACTTGGCAACAACAATCAGAAGTGATAGCAAAATGCCGTAGTGGCAAAATTAAATTGCTATACATTGCTCCTGAGCGTCTAGTAGCTGAAAATTTTCTTCAGCAATTGTCTTTTTTTTCTCCCGCATTGTTAGCCGTAGATGAAGCCCACTGTATTTCACAATGGGGTCATGACTTTCGGCCAGAATACCGCGCATTAAACCAATTAAAACTGCGTTTTCCTCATTTACCGGTGATTGCGTTAACCGCCACTGCTGATGAAGTAACACGCGCTGATATTATCCGTTTGCTGAATTTGCACCACCCTTTGATTCAAATCAATAGTTTTGACCGTCCCAACATCCGTTATACGTTAATCGAAAAATTTAAGCCTTTAGAGCAGTTGTGTCGTTTAGTGGGGAAACAAGGAGCAAAAAGCGGCATTATTTATTGTAATAGCAGGGCGAAAGTAGAAAGCACAGTCGCTCGCTTACAGAATCGAGGATTAAGTGTCGCCGCTTATCATGCTGGCCTGGATAGCCTGGTACGTGCACAGGTGCAAGAAGCATTTCAACGTGATGATTTACAAATTGTGGTCGCGACAGTTGCCTTTGGAATGGGGATCAACAAACCGAACATCCGTTTCGTGATCCATTTTGACATTCCGCGAACCATCGAATCTTATTATCAAGAAACTGGCCGAGCAGGGCGTGATGGGCTGCCAGCTAAAGCCATGTTATTGTATGATCCGTCAGACATGGTATGGTTGCGGCATTGCCTAGAAGAAAAACCGGTTAGCGAACAACAAAATATTGAACGTCATAAATTAAATGCGATGGGCGCATTTGCAGAAGCACAAACTTGCCGTCGGTTAATATTACTCAATTATTTCGGTGAATATCGATCCCAATCTTGTGGCAACTGTGATATCTGCCTTGATCCGCCTGAACGGTATGATGGATTGATCGACGCACAAAAGGTGTTGTCTTGTGTATATAGAGTCGGTCAAAGGTTCGGCGTGGGCTATATTGTTGCAATGCTACGGGGCTCAAGTCATCAACGTATTCATGCCCTGGGTCACGATAAACTCTCAGTTTACGGTATTGGCCGGGAAAAAACGGCCGAGCATTGGACGAGTATCTTACGTCAACTCATTCATTTGGGTAAGCTCCGCCAAAATATTGAAATGTTTTCTGCACTACAGTTGACAGAAGCAGCACGGCCAATATTACGCGCTGAAGTCTCTTTATCGTTGGCGGTGCCACGGATCTTTGATTTTAAAACGAGAAAAAATAGCAAAGATCAGCCCTATTCCAGCGGTGCTCAAGGCCACAAAAATGCGACGCATAAAAAATATGCTCATAAAAAAAGTGATCACGAATTATTCACTAAATTGCGTAAACTGCGTAAATCGATGGCAGATGAAGCCAATGTTCCTCCCTATGTCGTGTTTAACGATGCCACTTTATTGGCAATGTCAGAGCAAATTCCGATTACAGTTGATGAATTATTTAATATCAACGGAGTAGGAAAAATAAAATTGGAGCGTTTTGGCACTTCATTTCTTAAGGTGATACGAGAGCATGTCGATGGATTGTGA
- the yigL gene encoding sugar/pyridoxal phosphate phosphatase YigL translates to MYHIVASDLDGTLLSADHKLSPYAKETLKLLTQRGIHFVFATGRHHIDVTQIRANVAIDAFMITSNGARVHNTAGELLFSDNIDHDIVTALYSIEANNPEILTNIYRNDDWYINRESPEQAAFFHESIFNYQIATLELLPTDGVCKIYFLSHDHEKLLPLEKEIKARWGDRVNVCFSLPNCLEVMGAGVSKGNALARVAEKLGHSLENCIAFGDGMNDLEMLSMVGKGCIMENAHGRLKESLPALKMIGSNTNDAVPNYLRKIFSI, encoded by the coding sequence ATGTATCATATTGTCGCTTCAGATTTAGATGGCACCTTATTATCGGCTGATCATAAATTGTCTCCTTATGCTAAAGAAACACTTAAATTATTGACTCAACGAGGAATACACTTTGTTTTTGCCACTGGGCGCCATCATATTGATGTTACACAAATCCGCGCCAACGTAGCCATCGACGCTTTTATGATCACCTCTAACGGCGCCCGCGTACATAATACTGCCGGAGAATTATTATTCAGTGACAACATTGACCATGATATTGTTACTGCTCTCTACTCGATAGAAGCGAATAATCCGGAAATCCTGACAAATATTTATCGTAATGACGACTGGTATATTAATCGTGAAAGTCCAGAACAAGCTGCCTTCTTCCACGAATCCATTTTTAATTATCAGATTGCGACACTCGAACTGTTGCCTACTGATGGGGTCTGTAAAATTTACTTTCTTTCTCATGATCATGAAAAATTATTGCCGTTAGAAAAAGAGATTAAGGCTCGCTGGGGGGATCGTGTTAATGTTTGCTTCTCATTACCGAATTGTTTGGAAGTGATGGGCGCTGGGGTGTCAAAAGGGAATGCATTAGCACGGGTAGCAGAAAAGCTTGGGCATTCACTTGAAAATTGCATCGCTTTTGGCGATGGTATGAATGATCTGGAGATGCTTTCCATGGTAGGCAAAGGTTGCATTATGGAAAATGCTCACGGCCGCCTGAAAGAGTCGTTACCGGCGCTTAAAATGATCGGATCTAATACCAATGATGCTGTTCCTAATTATTTACGTAAAATATTTTCAATTTAA
- the fabR gene encoding HTH-type transcriptional repressor FabR: MGIRAQQKERTRRSLIAAAFSQLRAERSFASLSLREVSRQAGIAPTSFYRHFRDVDELGLTMVDESGLMLRQLMRQARQRIATGGSVIRTSVATFMEFIDNNPNAFRLLLRERSGTSAAFRAAVAREIQHFIAELADYLGQKSNMPSHFTKAQAEAMVTIVFSAGAEALDVDIEQRRGLEKRLILQLRMIAKGVYYWYHREQKNR, translated from the coding sequence ATAGGTATTAGGGCGCAACAAAAAGAACGCACGCGACGCTCTCTTATTGCAGCCGCTTTTAGTCAATTGAGAGCAGAACGGAGTTTTGCTAGCCTGAGTTTACGAGAAGTATCTCGTCAAGCCGGGATTGCACCAACTTCATTTTATCGGCATTTCCGTGATGTGGATGAGCTGGGACTAACCATGGTTGATGAAAGCGGCCTGATGCTGCGACAACTTATGCGCCAGGCGCGTCAGCGTATTGCTACAGGCGGCAGTGTGATTCGTACCTCTGTAGCGACATTTATGGAATTTATTGATAATAATCCCAATGCTTTCCGTTTATTATTGCGTGAACGATCTGGCACATCGGCGGCGTTTCGGGCAGCAGTTGCGCGTGAAATTCAACATTTTATTGCTGAATTGGCAGATTATTTGGGACAAAAAAGTAACATGCCAAGTCATTTCACTAAAGCGCAAGCAGAAGCCATGGTTACCATAGTGTTTAGTGCAGGTGCGGAAGCACTTGATGTTGATATTGAACAGCGGCGGGGGTTAGAAAAACGCTTAATATTACAGCTCCGTATGATTGCTAAAGGGGTCTATTATTGGTATCACCGTGAACAAAAAAATCGATAA
- the yaaA gene encoding peroxide stress protein YaaA: MLIVLSPAKTLDYQSPLATDKFTQPKLLDQSQRLVDICRTLTPIKLAGLMKISNKLATLNVKRFNEWQTKLTLQNARQAILAFKGDAYISMQPQHFTEADFDFAQHHLCILSGLYGLLRPLDLIQPYRLEMGTKLINPVGKDLYAFWQDSLTKQLNQALEKQGDAVLINLASDEYINALTPEKLAGTLVKPVFLDEKNGKYKVISFYAKKARGLMSRFIIKNRLKKIEQLRDFNCQGYAFDPGLSVKNELVFKRSEPR; the protein is encoded by the coding sequence ATGCTTATTGTCCTTTCTCCTGCTAAAACGCTTGATTATCAAAGTCCATTGGCAACCGACAAATTCACTCAGCCTAAATTGCTCGACCAATCACAAAGGTTAGTTGATATTTGTCGTACGCTTACGCCAATAAAGCTCGCCGGTCTGATGAAAATCAGCAATAAGCTGGCCACGCTAAATGTAAAACGTTTTAATGAATGGCAAACTAAATTGACGTTACAGAACGCCCGTCAGGCTATTTTAGCTTTTAAAGGGGATGCCTATATTAGTATGCAGCCACAGCATTTCACCGAGGCTGATTTTGATTTTGCGCAACACCATTTATGCATATTGTCTGGTTTATACGGTTTATTACGCCCGCTTGATCTAATACAGCCTTATCGTCTAGAAATGGGGACGAAATTAATTAATCCCGTCGGCAAAGATCTTTATGCTTTTTGGCAAGATAGTTTAACCAAACAATTAAATCAGGCGTTAGAAAAACAGGGAGATGCGGTGCTGATTAATCTGGCTTCTGATGAATATATCAACGCATTAACACCTGAAAAATTGGCAGGCACCTTGGTCAAACCCGTTTTTCTCGATGAAAAAAACGGTAAATATAAAGTAATCAGTTTTTATGCTAAAAAAGCGCGGGGATTGATGAGCCGTTTTATTATTAAAAATCGATTAAAAAAAATAGAACAATTACGTGATTTTAATTGCCAAGGGTATGCATTTGATCCTGGGCTATCAGTAAAAAATGAGCTGGTATTTAAACGATCAGAGCCGCGATGA